A genomic window from Myotis daubentonii chromosome 4, mMyoDau2.1, whole genome shotgun sequence includes:
- the FZD9 gene encoding frizzled-9, which translates to MAVPPLRRALLLWQLLAAGGAALEIGRFDPERGRGPPPCQAVEIPMCHGIGYNLTRLPNLLGHTSQGEAAAELAEFAPLVQYGCHSHLRFFLCSLYAPMCTDQVSTPIPACRPMCEQARLRCAPIMEQFNFGWPDSLDCARLPTRNDPHALCMEAPENATAGPAEPHKGLGMLPVAPRPARPPGEAAPGLGGGGGTCENPEKFQYIEKSRSCAPRCAPGVEVFWSRRDKDFALVWMAVWSALCFFSTAFTVLTFLLEPHRFQYPERPIIFLSMCYNVYSLAFLIRAVAGAQSVACDQEAGALYVIQEGLENTGCTLVFLLLYYFGMASSLWWVVLTLTWFLAAGKKWGHEAIEAHGSYFHLAAWGLPALKTIVILTLRKVAGDELTGLCYVASMDAAALTGFVLVPLSCYLVLGTSFLLTGFVALFHIRKIMKTGGTNTEKLEKLMVKIGVFSILYTVPATCVIVCYVYERLNMDFWRLRATEQLCSPASVPGGRRDCSLQGGSVPTVAVFMLKIFMSLVVGITSGVWVWSSKTFQTWQSLCHRKMAAGRARAKACRAPGGYGRGTHCHYKAPTVVLHMTKTDPSLENPTHL; encoded by the coding sequence ATGGCCGTGCCGCCGCTCCGCCGGGCGCTGCtgctgtggcagctgctggcGGCGGGTGGCGCGGCACTGGAGATCGGCCGCTTCGACCCGGAGCGTGGGCGCGGGCCGCCGCCGTGTCAAGCGGTGGAGATCCCCATGTGCCACGGCATCGGCTACAACCTGACCCGTCTGCCCAACCTGCTGGGCCACACGTCGCAGGGCGAAGCCGCCGCCGAGCTGGCCGAGTTCGCGCCGCTCGTGCAGTACGGCTGCCACAGCCACCTGCGCTTCTTCCTGTGCTCGCTCTACGCGCCCATGTGCACCGACCAGGTCTCGACGCCCATCCCTGCCTGCCGGCCCATGTGCGAGCAGGCGCGGCTGCGCTGCGCGCCCATCATGGAGCAGTTCAACTTCGGCTGGCCGGACTCGCTGGACTGCGCCAGGCTGCCCACGCGCAACGACCCCCACGCGCTCTGCATGGAGGCGCCCGAGAACGCCACGGCCGGCCCCGCCGAACCCCACAAGGGGCTGGGCATGCTGCCCGTGGCGCCGCGGCCCGCGCGGCCCCCCGGAGAGGCAGCCCCGGGcctgggcggcggcggcggcacctGCGAGAACCCCGAGAAGTTCCAGTACATCGAGAAGAGCCGCTCCTGCGCGCCGCGCTGCGCGCCGGGGGTCGAGGTGTTTTGGTCGCGGCGCGACAAGGACTTCGCGCTCGTCTGGATGGCCGTGTGGTCGGCACTGTGCTTCTTCTCCACGGCCTTCACCGTCCTCACCTTCCTGCTGGAGCCTCACCGCTTCCAGTACCCCGAGCGCCCCATCATCTTCCTCTCCATGTGCTACAACGTCTATTCGCTGGCCTTCCTCATCCGCGCGGTGGCCGGCGCCCAGAGCGTGGCCTGCGACCAGGAGGCGGGCGCGCTCTATGTGATCCAGGAGGGCCTGGAGAACACGGGCTGCACCCTCGTCTTCTTGCTGCTCTACTACTTCGGCATGGCCAGCTCCCTGTGGTGGGTCGTGCTGACGCTCACCTGGTTCCTGGCAGCCGGCAAGAAATGGGGCCACGAGGCGATCGAGGCCCACGGCAGCTACTTCCACTTGGCGGCCTGGGGCCTGCCGGCCCTGAAGACCATCGTGATCCTGACGCTGCGCAAGGTAGCCGGGGACGAGCTGACCGGGCTCTGCTACGTGGCCAGCATGGACGCGGCCGCGCTCACAGGCTTCGTGCTGGTGCCCCTCTCCTGCTACTTGGTGCTGGGCACCAGCTTCCTCCTGACTGGCTTCGTGGCCCTCTTCCACATCCGCAAGATCATGAAGACGGGCGGCACCAACACAGAGAAGCTGGAGAAGCTGATGGTCAAGATAGGGGTCTTCTCCATCCTGTACACGGTGCCTGCCACCTGCGTCATTGTGTGCTACGTCTATGAGCGCCTCAACATGGACTTCTGGCGCCTTCGGGCAACAGAGCAGCTGTGTTCCCCAGCCAGTGTGCCTGGTGGCCGGAGGGACTGCTCGCTTCAAGGGGGCTCAGTGCCCACTGTGGCTGTTTTTATGCTAAAAATCTTCATGTCACTGGTGGTGGGCATAACCAGCGGTGTCTGGGTCTGGAGCTCCAAGACGTTCCAGACCTGGCAGAGCCTTTGTCACCGCAAGATGGCAGCTGGCCGGGCACGGGCAAAGGCCTGCCGGGCCCCAGGAGGCTATGGCCGTGGCACCCACTGCCACTATAAAGCTCCCACCGTGGTCTTGCACATGACTAAGACGGACCCCTCTCTGGAGAACCCCACGCACCTCTAG